tGAGGATGTCTGTGAGGTGACAGCCACTAATAGACTCCCATCCCCACCCTGTCACCTTCACCTTGGCAGCCCCATCACACCATGAGTGAGCAAGGTAGCAGGAACAGAGGACCTCATCCCTAAGCATAACAGATCAATCCCAGTGGTTTTAGCCAATCTAAATACCAGAAACACCAGAAACACCACCCTCACCAACATCACTCACCTGTATGCTTGCGCTGGTGACTCACGAGGTGGGAACGTTTGGTGTAGGCTTTTCCACAATTCTCATGCTGGCAGAGGTAAGGCCTTGAGACTGGAGAtcttctcctggcaggcttttccTGGGCCCGGGGGTTTTGCTCTGACTCCTGGGTTGCAGCTCTGGGCTGCTCAGGTGGGAAGTAGTCTTCCCTGAAGGCTGGCTGGCTCCCAAAAGAATTTGGGGATTCTAAAGCCAGCAATGACGGGGAACTAGTTGAGGACATCCCAAAATCTTGGGAGTTACTAGGGGGTAACATCTGAGGCAAAGAGGAAAGCACTGACTGACTCTCAGCTGAAGGCATAGCTGGGGCCAATAGCATCTTAGGGATCAAAGAGTCTCTGTTAGGAGGTCCTCTTGGGGGCCCAGAGTAAGGCATTGATTGGGCCCTGATATGGGACATCATAGGGATACCGGTGGGAGCTGAGACAGATGGCCCACTGTGGTGGGCTCTGATATTCCCAACATAATTCAAGGCCATTCTGGGAATATTCTGCTCTCCCAAAGGCCCCATCGGAGGCTCCTTGAAgagcatcactcctggctggactgGGGCAGAGCCCTGATAGAAAATCATGTGTGAAGGCATTAGAGTCATTTGGGAGCAGTAGTTCACACTGGATTCAGGCAGCAACATATTGaactctggccccatttcacCCACATTCTGCCTAGTAGCCTCTGTAGATCCCAAAGGGGTCTTCTCCTGTTCTGGACATGGAGGAGAGTGATGAAAGCCTGGCGGTTCGTAATTCCAGGAGGTATGCATGCTTCCACTTCCAGAAGATGAAGACATGTCCAACACAGACTCTGAATTCTCCGTTTCCTTGGGGAAAGAAAATCAAAGTCATTTACCCAATTCCTGTGGGGTTCCAAAGGTCCCTCCCCATGTTCAGCCTCAAGCTTTGCCCCTTTTCCAAGCTCTCTACAGCTCTTCTCCAGTCTGAGATTTCTAAGTTTTGGGCTGGATAATGATGGGGACTTTGCTGTGATTCATGTTACTCTCCTTggtatgcctttttttttatttcatagaagGCAATGAATAAAGAACGTAGAGAAAACCTTCAAACTTTAGATTATATATATGAGAACATACCGGGCAGCAGGGCCACAGGGAGACCAGCCAGAGCTGTGATGCCTGCAGAAATCCAGAGCCAGAAGGCTATAATTGGAGCATGACCATGGGCCCCTTCTTCCCTCTGCTATACCCCAGAGTGCCTGGCTTCTGCTCCAGCCCTCAGAGTAGTCCATCAACATCACCTTCTTTTGCCCTATCTCCAACAATCTGGGGATGGCCCAGGTAGCCATGAGAGTCCCAGGGCCTTCCAGGGAACAGtttgggtcactcttggctctcaTGATCATCCTCCTGATTATAAGACTCGGGGGAGTTGGAGCCCTAATTTATTTCCATTGTTTCAGAAAGTCCCGTGAGGGGGTGTCTTCTCTGGAACTTTCCCCCACTCACCTATCGGGAATGAAAGCCTCGTAGAGCCACAATCCCCTCCTGAGCTGATAGACCTGTGCCGGTCCCCTCTACTGGGCCCTGTCCTAAGTGTCCCAAACTGGGTGAGCTTAGATCCCACAGGCAGGAATCCATAGCAGGGATTGAGCTCACATATAAAGCAAATGAAACATGACCAACTAGGATTCTAGGCCAGGAATGTATAGATGATTTAACATATCAATTGTGGAATTCATCAatcaatatatacataatatactgCATTAGCAAAATAAAGGAGGGAACTCCATCCCAATTAACAAAGTAAAGGatggccccggagagatagcacagctgcgtttgccttgcaagcagccaatccagaaccaaaggtggttggttcgaattccggtgtcccatatggtcccctgtgcctgccaggagctatttctgagcagacagccaggagtcacccctgagcactgctgggtgtggcccaaaaaccaaaaacaaaaacaaaacaaaaaaaaaaaaacacaaagtaaaGGCATTTGGAGTAATTCAATAACCTttcaagaaagatagaaagattcAAAACTGAAACCAAAGAACTATCTAACATAGAACTGGGGAGGCAGTTCAGAGAAAAAGCACATTCCCCACATACGTaaggttctgggtttgatcccaaacactaccaaaaaaaggggaaaaaaaagtcccCACATCATAAATGTAATGTATGAAATGCCCACATAGAGCACCATCCATCATTAGTACTCAAAGACTGAAGACTTTCATCTAAGTTTGAGAACAAGATAAGGAGGCCCACCGCACTTCTAATTAATTGTACCAGAAGTTCTAAGCAGAGCAACTAagctagaaataaagaaatagaggaGCCTAatcctaaataaaaagaaaattattgttattggataatacaatcatgtatgaagaaaatttacaatattttggactggagatatagcatagaggtGGAACACATGCTTCACATGTGAAGCCACTAAGTTCTATctatggaaatgaaaaaaaaataactctcaagattttatttaaatatatacacacttaaatTCTATTGTGGAGGAAGACAGTACAGACAGTACAGGAAGAAAAACATCtgctttgcatacaaccaacccaggtttgttcccagGCATCTCCATGAGGTCCCTCAAgcctaacaggagtaattcctgagcataactaagtgtaaccccaaaacagaaccagagtgatagcacagtggtaaggccacttgccttgcacatggccaacccaggacggacctaggtttgattcctggcatcccatatggtcccccaagcctgccaggagcaatttctgagtgcagagccaggagaaacccctgagtgctgtcaggtatgaccccaaaaaacaaaaacaaaaaaagtgtaaccacaaaacagaaagaaaagatagggccaaagagatagcacagcaatagggcatttgccttgcacacagcccacccaggaaAGATAGTAGTTCAGTCCCtgccatcacatatggttccctgagcttttttttggggggggggttagggccACAACCataagcactcaggagttactcctggctctgtgct
This window of the Suncus etruscus isolate mSunEtr1 chromosome 6, mSunEtr1.pri.cur, whole genome shotgun sequence genome carries:
- the KLF17 gene encoding Krueppel-like factor 17, coding for MEQELCQIPWQATQHLLTEETENSESVLDMSSSSGSGSMHTSWNYEPPGFHHSPPCPEQEKTPLGSTEATRQNVGEMGPEFNMLLPESSVNYCSQMTLMPSHMIFYQGSAPVQPGVMLFKEPPMGPLGEQNIPRMALNYVGNIRAHHSGPSVSAPTGIPMMSHIRAQSMPYSGPPRGPPNRDSLIPKMLLAPAMPSAESQSVLSSLPQMLPPSNSQDFGMSSTSSPSLLALESPNSFGSQPAFREDYFPPEQPRAATQESEQNPRAQEKPARRRSPVSRPYLCQHENCGKAYTKRSHLVSHQRKHTGERPYQCKWEGCLWSFIRSDELVRHMRIHTKHRPHKCELCGRQFMRSDHLRQHQRTHVSQSPEAQTTDPCGMDLEEDTSKDSRVWCPVMLYNMSVSCDQQPPVHCLDTGELEKHPAKAEA